A segment of the Flavobacterium azooxidireducens genome:
TAAATAAACTGTTGCCATGGCAAAATTGTTAAGTATGAAAGCGGTAAATCATTATTACCATCCAATGCCTCTTGCTCGGTTTCGTGGAAGGTAACAGTAATATCCGTTGCTCCATTGAGTAAGTCCGGTATAAGTGCTCCTAAATCAAAAGTAGCCAAACCGTCATTGTTGTCGTCACACAACGTGATTGGGTTAATCGGAATAAGTAATATTGGAAGTGGTTCTACTCGTAAATCTAAAGTAGTGGTCGAATAACATCCCGTAACCGGATTAAGCACCCGAACATGAATAGTTTGAACGTTAGACGTGTTTGTATATAATGTAGGTAACGCATTGGTGCCTTGTTGTGCTTGAAGCAACGTGAAATGGAACGTAACCACTAATCCTTGTTGTGTGCCCACAATCTCGGCAATGGCTTGCGTTAAATCAAATTCTTCCTCTTCATCTCCCGGATTATTGTCGTCACACAAGGTTAATGGTGTTGGCAAATTAGCAATCGGTAACGGATTAACAACTAATTCTAATGGTGCTACATCATAACAACCCGTGGCATTAATGGTCACACGAACCCAAATAGTTTGTGTTGAACTGCTATATGACGGTGGAAGTTGTGGTGTGCCAACAATTGCCTCCGCCTGGCTTGGGTGGAATGTTACCGTATGTAAACTTGGATCTAATCCGCCTAAAATATTAGTTAAACGAGAAGATAAATCAAATACTTGAACACCATCCGTATCATCATCACACAACGCATAATCATCCGGAGTCGTATTGATTACCGGGAATGGATTAACAATTAAATTAAACGTGGTAATTGAAGGACAATCGGTTGCTCCTGTATTTATCACTCGAACATATATGGTTTGAAGCCATGGATTAAGCGATAAATAATTTGCAGGGCTCAGTATCGGTGCTCCGCCTAATTGAGCATCAGTTAACGTCTCATGATACGTTACTGTTAATCCAGTAGCTCCGCCTGTGATAATATTTTCGGTTTGAGCCAAATTAAATAGACCTCGTCCATCATTATTATCATCACAAAGCACTAAATCAGGATGAGTAAAAATTAGTGGAGCAGGTGCAACGGTTACTGTAGCAGTTTGATTGAGCGGCACCGAACAAACCCGAATTGTATTGGTGAAAACACCAATTAACGTATAAGTGGTTGTTATGGTATAGGTATCTGTTATGGTATAAATACCGGAAGCATCTATTACTTGGGTTTGAACGCCTCCCGTATTGATGGTATATTCTATCGTAGATCCCGGTGTAGCGGTGAAAGTAATCGTGGCTTCTCCCGTTGGACATATTATTATATCGCCCGATACACTTGCTGTTGGCAAGGGTAACAACGTTACTGTACCTGAGCCACTTGTTGAGAAACAACCTGTTGTCGTATCGGTGATAACTACACTGTAAACACCTTCTACTGCTGTGTTAAAACTCGCTACATTGCCTGGGTTTGTGGCGTCAGTTGGCACTGTCCATACATAATCGTAGGTACCCAGTGTACTTGGCGTAGCAGTTAACGTGGCTAAATCTCCCGCACAAACTGTTGGAGAATTTACTGTTACTGTTGGATTTGAATTAATTGTTACTGTACCCGATGCACTCGCTGAAAAACAGCCGGTTACTGTATCAGTGATAATCACGCTGTAAACACCCGCAATTGTAGTGGTGAAACTCGCTACATTACCCGGATTGGTTCCGGAAGGAATTGTCCAAGCATAATTATAACTTCCTGCTGTACCCGGGGTTGCAATTACGGTAGCTACTGTGCCATCACAAACACTTGGGCTATTAACTGTGACTGTTGGATTTGGATTTATCGTTACTGTGCCCGAAGCACTTGCGGAAAAACAACCGGTTACCGTATCAGTGATAATTACACTATAAACACCTGCAATGGTGGTTGTAAAACTAGCTACATTACCCGGATTTGGTCCTGATGATACTGTCCAAACATAATCATAACTACCCGCTACTCCTGGGGTGGCTGTAACAGTGGCGGATGTACCATCACATACCGATGGACTATTGACACTTACTGTTGGATTTAGATTTATTGTCACTGTTCCTGAGGCACTCGCTGAGAAACAACCCGTAACTGTATCAGTAATAATAACACTATAAACACCTGCTATTGTGGTGGTGAAACTTGCAACATTACCAGGATTAGGCCCTGACGGAACGCTCCATGTATAATCATAACTCCCCGCGACTCCTGGTGTTGCTGTCACTGTCGCAGGAGTGCCTTCACACTCGGTTGGACTATTGACTATAACTGTCGGATTTGGATTGGATGTTACTGTACCCGATGCACTCGCTGAAAAACAGCCGGTTACTGTATCTGTAATAATAACACTATAAACACCGGGTATTGTAGTGGTAAAACTCGCTACATTGCCCGGATTGGTTCCGGAAGGAATTGTCCATACATAGTCATAAGTTCCTGCTGTGCCTGGGGTTGCAATGACAGTAGTCGCTGCTCCATCACAAACACTTGGGCTATTAACTGTGACTGTTGGATTTGGATTTATCGTTACTGTGCCCGAAGCACTTGCAGAAAAACAACCGGTTACCGTATCAGTGATAATTACACTATAAACACCTGCAATGGCGGTTGTAAAACTAGCTACATTACCCGGATTTGGTCCTGATGGAACACTCCAAACATAATCATAACTACCTGCTACTCCTGGGGTGGCTGTTACAGTAGCGGATGTACCATCACATACCGATGGACTATTGACTGTAACGGTTGGATTTAAATTTATTGTCACTGTTCCTGAGGCACTCGCTGAGAAACAACCCGTAACTGTATCAGTAATAATAACACTATAAACACCTGCTATTGTGGTGGTGAAACTTGCAACATTACCAGGATTAGTTCCGGAAGGAACTGTCCATACATAATCGTAAGTACTGGCTCCTGATGGTGTGGCAGTAACTGTCGCAGGCGTGCCTTCACACTCCGTTGGACTATTGACTGTAACTGTCGGATTTGGATTGGATGTTACTGTACCCGATGCACTCGCTGAAAAACAGCCGGTTACTGTATCTGTAATAATAACACTATAAACACCGGGTATTGTAGTGGTAAAACTCGCTACATTGCCCGGATTGCTTCCGGAAGGAATTGTCCATACATAATCATAAGTTCCCGCTGTGCCTGGGGTTGCGATGACAGTAGTCGCTGCTCCATCACAAACACTTGGGCTATTAACTGTGACTGTTGGATTTGGATCTATCGTTACTGTGCCCGAAGCACTTGCGGAAAAACAACCGGTTACCGTATCAGTGATAATTACACTATAAACACCTGCAATGGCGGTTGTAAAACTAGCTACATTACCCGGATTTGGCCCTGATGGAACACTCCAAACATAATCATAACTACCTGCTACTCCTGGGGTGGCTGTAACAGTAGCGGATGTACCATCACATACAGATGGACTATTGACTGTAACGGTTGGGTTGGGGTTTACTGTGACGGTTATTTCAAAAGTATCAGTGCAAATATTCGGTGCTGTTCCTATGGAGGCTGTAACACTATAAACTACATCAATCGGAGCATTAGTAGTATTAGTTAAAATTTGACTTATACTTGTTTGTGGTGTCGCTTCATCTAAAGCTCCAGTTATTCCTGCAGCGACTGCAGCTGTCCATGTATAAGTGGTTCCTGCTGGAACTATATCTGAACCACTTGAAACCGGTGTTACTGAGAAAATACCTTCTGAGCAAATAGTCTGAACTACATCGGCTATAAATGGTAAAGGATTTACAGTTAACGTAAATGAATTGGTCCCATAATTTGAAGGAAATGAAATTTCTACAACCCGAACATAAATTGTTTCATTTGTTCCATTATAACTATTAGCTGGAGAAATTGGAAAATCACCTGTATCTGCATCTAATTGTGTATTATGATAAGTAACTTCGTATAAAGTTTCATCTAAACCGTTTAAAGCAAGTGCATCATTTTGGGTTAAATCGAAAAATTCAAAGTCATCATCTAGAGTAACTTCATCACATAAAACTAAATCATTAACTTGAGGATCAAGTGTACATGGGGATTGAATTAATTCGAAAGACTGAATACTAGAACATCCACCTCCGCCAAAAACATCAACCACACCAACAAATATAATTTCCCCAGAACCGGAACTCACATACGTCGATGGATTTGGGATATAATTAAACAATTCTAAATCTTCAATAGAAAGTGCATAATTTAATTCAAATAAAAATGGGTCTAATGAGTTTAAAACAATCGGAGTATTAATCGTTAAATCAAAAACATTATCAGGTTCACAAATCACCAGATCAATAGGCTCTGCTACCGGAATTGGCGGAAAAAATTCTACCGTAATAGTATCTGTTACAGGGCAAGCCGGGCCATATGGATAAGCAATAACTGTATAAACGCCGGGTTCAGTAACAGTAAGTGTTGGCCCTGTTTCTCCCACTATTAAATCAGTACCTAAATACCACTCATGCGGATCTGAAGGGTCTAAACCTGTATCTAATACTTTTGTATCTTCTTCGCACAAAGCAGACCCTCCAACAAGATCAAAACCTAAATCAATTGGATTAACATTAAAACTATTGGCTTCAAGAAAAACAGCAGACTCATAAGCATCATCCGAAGCATTTCCAATTGCTAATTTAATATGATAAACTTCACCACATTGAACATCTGCTGATGCCGTTAATACAGTTGTAAAACCATCATATTGTATAGATGTACCTCCACAATTATTAACATAATACGTTGAATTCGCTCCTCCTGGCAGTGTTGTAGGACATCCATTCGCAAACCCACCGTTCACATTATTGATTGAAATAGGAATAGTAGTAGAAGGAATTAAGGCAATATTAGCAGCTATTCCTCCACTATACGGACCTGTAATTCCGGGGCCACTTAAAAAAAAACCAAAGACATCATTCCATATAGTACCAACAAATTCAGGATACTCTTCTGATGCAAAGACAAAATTAAAATCTAATTCAACACCCGAAGGAATAAAATCAAATTCTAAAACAGCTACATTTCTTATGCCTTGATTAGTTAGCATCGCTAAATCGGGGTCTCCCACAACCGGATTAGCAGTAGCAGCAGGTGGGTCGAAACCATCGGAATTATTTGGACCAATTGCATAATTAGCTTGACCAGGTGCCAATATGACACCAGAAACTAAACCTAAATTAGTTGAAGTAACACCAGTAGTAAAATAACCAACCTGATCTCTTGGAACATTAGCGTTTGCTGCACTGCCATTAAAGGTAACATTAAACACTGTTAATCCATTTCCCAAGAGCGTATTTTGAACTAATTCTGCCGGAGTAAGCGTTGTGTTATTCACAAACAACTGTGCATGAACACAAAACGGAAAAATAAAAAGAATAAATAGAAGTAGTTGTTTTTTCATAGTTATTAAAAAAATGTTTCAACAATCATGATTGTCAAAACACTTGGTAAAGTTGTGTTAATAAAAATTTAAAGTTCAAATATAACCAAATACAAAAAATAACTTTGTTAAATTTGCAGAAAAAAGCTCAAATGACTAAATTATCGATAAAAGAAACCCAAAATTCGGCCATCATTAAATTTGAATTTCCTGATTTTATTACAAAAAATAAAAGCTATGAATTTAAAAATATTGATGAAGCAGGTGAAAGTCCGTTAGCACAACAATTATTTTATTTGCCTTTTGTTAAAACTGTCTTTATATCCGGAAATTTTATTGCGATAGAAAGGTATAGTATTGTTCAATGGGATGATGTAAAAGATGCCGTGGCAGAACAAATTCAAGAATATGTTGACAAAGGTGGAAAAATTGTTATAGAATCTGAAACTTCAACCAAAAAACAACCTATCACAATTTATGCTGAAACAACGCCAAATCCAGCGGTTATCAAGTTTGTTGCAAATAAATTATTAACAACAAAAACAGCCGAATTTAAAAACATAGATGAAACGATTGCTTCACCATTAGCAAAAGAATTATTTAAATTTCCATATGTAAAGGAGATTTTTATTGATGAAAATTATATTTCAATCACCAAATTTGCGAGTATTGAATGGATTGAGATTTCAAATGAAATTCGTTCATTCATTAAAGAATATGTTGAAAACGGGAATGAAATCATCAATGTAAGTCTGCTTTCAACCGCTGCAAGTTCAGAAAAGCAAGCGATTTCTAATTTTGAATCGTTGGATGTAACTTCGCAACAAATTATTAATATTTTAGAAGAATATGTAAAACCGGCCGTTCAAGCAGATGGCGGAAATATTCTTTTTGATTCGTATGACGAAAGTGAAAAGCGTGTAAAAGTTGTTTTACAAGGAGCATGTAGTGGTTGTCCATCTTCAACTTTTACATTAAAAAACGGTATTGAAAATATGTTGAAAGATATGTTGAATGACGAAGCGATTAAAGTGGAAGCGATTAACGGATAAATCAAAACTATAATAAACAAAAAATCCTTGAAGATGAACATTTCAAGGATTTTTTTTGTGCTTTTATTATTTTTTACTCTTTACATGGATATTGAATTCTTGAAAAAGTTCGAGTAAATTCATGGTTGCTTTAATCAAATCATTTGTTTCAAGTAATAATCCGAAGTATAATTTACTGTTTTTCGGACTGGTTTCTACTGTTCTGATTCGAGTAATTTGCTTTTGGATTAATTCTGAAACATTATTCAGAATTTGTGTTTTTTCTTTTAAAACACCATCGAGTTTATCAAAACTTTGGTCTTTAAAAATAGTTTCTAATGAATCAAAAAGCTTTTGCAAATCGTTATCAATACTTTTTAAATCTCTAATTTGATTAAATTTTAATTGCTTGTGATTGTTATTAATATGCGAATAACTATTTTGAGTAATAAACGCCAACGACTGAATCATATCTTGCAAATAGCCTAAAATCATGATGTAAAACTTACTTGCTTCAACCGAAGTTTCATCTAAATTTTTAATGAAATAATAAACATTGCTTTTCAGTTCATCAACTTCTTTTTCGAGTTTTTTAAGTGATTTTTTGTTTTCTTTTAATTTGGCTAAATCTTGCAAACCTAAATTATCAATAACATCGCTGTACACATTATTAGTAGCACCGATTACTCTTGAAATTTGATGTGAACTTTCACTGATAATTTCATTGATTGTGACAATATCTTCACGCTTTAACTTAACTAAATCATCTGCTTCTTTTTGTTTTTTAGAATGTCTTCTAGAGCTACGATAAAGAATAATTGCTAATAAAACCAACAATCCGATGAACGCATAAACCTCACCTGTTTTTAAGATAAATGCCATAACAAATGCTCCAATAAAAGCAACCATAGCCGTAACAAACCATCCACCAATTACATTAAAAACTCCTGCCACTCTGTACACGGCACTTTCTCTGTCCCAAGCTCTATCGGCAAAAGATGTTCCCATAGCAACCATAAAGGTTACATAAGTGGTTGATAAAGGCAACTTTAAGGATGTTCCTATGGAAATCAAAATACTGGCAATCATCAAATTTACGGATGCTCTTACCATGTCAAAAGCAGGCTCATCTTTGCGTTTTTTACCTTTTACTTCCGGTTTTTCAAATTGTTTATCAATCTTTATCTGAACAGATTGAGGTAAAAAATAATTAATCCCTTGTCCTAAATAAACGCCACTTCTCACAATAAATCGCGACAACATATTTGGTGAAAATTTTTCAACACCATCACCTTGGCGGGATAAGTTTACTCCGGTTTCAATAACGCTTCTAGCTTTTTTGGATGTCCAAAGTGTAACCACCATCACCAACCCTGCAAAAGCAAGAAAATAAAAGGGAGCTACTATATTTTCATTGGCCAAATCACCCATCATCAATTTATCGCCTGAAAGTCCTGAAGCTGAGAAAATTTCATAGGAATTATATGCCGCAATAGGCACACCAATAAAGTTTACTAAATCGTTTCCTGCAAAAGCTAATGCCAATGCAAAAGTTCCGATAACAATAATTATTCGAAGAATATTTATTTTAAATACACTAATTAAAAGTTGTGATAGTAATGTGAAAAATAAAAAGTTGATTCCAATAATCATCATTTGATTATCCTGAATCCAAACATGTGTTTCTTTTCCAATGAATGAAACTCCTTTTAGACCTTTTATTAAAATGAAAAAAGTAATCGCAGTAATGGCTAATCCACCAAATAGAGAGCCAATATATTTTATCCTTTTTTCATATTGAAAAGTAAATATTAACCTCGAAACATATTGAACCAAACTTCCTAATCCAAACGATAATGCAACCGAAAGCAATATACTCGATACAATCTCTGTTGCTTTTTTGGTGTTGATATAATCTCCTAAACTTCTGGTACTATCTTCAGAAATATAAATATGATAAAGTGCCAAACAAACAGCTGCTCCTAATAATTCAAAAATAATGGAAACTGTTGTAGAAGTAGGCAATCCCATCGAATTAAAAACATCCAAAAGAAGAATGTCGGTTATCATTACTGCCAGAAAAATGATCATGACATCATTAAAACTAAACATGGAAGGAACAAAAATACCGCTTCGGGCAATCTCCATCATTCCACTGGAAAAAAGAGCTCCACAAGCTACTCCAATACTGGCAACAATCATGATTGTTTTAAAGGAAACCGCTTTTGAACCAATGGCCGAATTTAAAAAATTTACAGCGTCATTACTTACGCCAACTACCAAATCAATTAAAGCCAAGACACCCAAAACCACGAGCATCACTACATAAATTTGTTCCATTACAAATGGTTAATAATTTAATGCAAAATTCCGTTAACTATTTCAATCTAATGTTAAGCGAATGTTATCAATTTAAGATGCTTTTTTTTGAGATTTTATCAAAATTCATTACCTTTAATTCTTAAATCATATCATTATGGCAGTATTAAAAGTAATCGAAGTCCTTTCCAGCTCAGAAGTTAGTTGGGAGGATGCTACACGCAAAGCAGTTGCTCAAGCAGCAAAATCATTAAAAAACATCCGTTCTGTTTATGTGCAAGACCAAAGTGCAGCTGTGAAAGACGGTCAGGTTTCAGAGTTTAGAGTGAATTTAAAAATCACTTTTGAATTAGAATAATCAATTAAAATCGTAATTTTAAGCGTTCTCAAAAGGAACGCTTTTTTTATATGAATGAACTAAAATTAGAAACAAGTCCGTACCTACTTCAACATGCCAACAATCCGGTGCATTGGAAAGCGTGGAATTCAACAACATTAGCTAATGCGAAAGAAAATCAGAAGCTCATTTTAATCAGCATTGGTTATTCTGCTTGTCATTGGTGCCATGTGATGGAACACGAAAGTTTTGAAAATGAAGAAGTGGCAAATACCATGAACCAACATTTCATCAACATTAAAGTCGATCGCGAAGAACGACCTGATGTGGATGCCATTTATATGAAAGCCGTTCAGCTCATGACAGGTCGTGGTGGTTGGCCACTCAATGTAGTTTGTCTTCCGGATGGAAAACCTGTTTGGGGCGGAACGTATTTCAGAAAAAATGATTGGGTTAATACATTGGAACAATTGCATGAATTGTATCAATCACAACCCGAAAAACTAATTGAATATGCCGAAAAATTACATGAAGGAATTGAAACTTTAGGTTTAACTGAAGAAAAATCAACTGAATTTAACATCACTATTTTAGATACTTTCTTAGCAAAATGGCAAAAAAGTTTCGATTGGGAATTTGGCGGCTATTCTCGTGCTCCTAAATTTATGATGCCAACGAATTATCAATTTTTGTTGCAGTATGGTTTTATAACTCAAAATGAAAAACTGTTAGAATATGTCGATTTAACACTGACCAAAATGGCTTATGGCGGAATTTTCGACACGATTGATGGTGGATTTTCACGCTATTCGGTTGATGTGAAATGGCACGTTCCTCATTTTGAAAAAATGGCTTATGACAATGGTCAACTTTTATCGCTTTATGCGAATGCTTACAAATTGACAAAAAATGAACTTTATAAAGAAATAATCGAAAAAACCACCACTTTCATTGAAAAAGAATGGTTAACAAATGAAGGAGCTTTTTTTTCTGCTTTGGATGCAGATAGTTTAACTACTGAAAATCATTTGGAAGAAGGTGCTTTTTATGTTTGGAAAATTGATGAAATAAAAAATCTAATACAAGACGACTTTGAATTGTTTTCAGAAGTTTTTAATATCAATGACTTCGGACATTGGGAACACGGAAATTATGTTTTGATTCAGAATAAAAGTTTGGATGAAATTTCAGAGAAAAATCACATTTCAATTGATGAACTTCATTTGAAAAAGAAAAACTGGGAACAAATTCTTTACAAAACAAGAGAAAAAAGACCAAAACCGAGATTGGATGACAAATGCATTACATCATGGAATGCCATTTTACTAAAAGGTTTTGTGGATGCTTATAAAGCGTTAGGAAATGAAAATCATCTGAAAATAGCCATAAAAAATGCTCATTTTATTGTGAATAAAATTTGGTCTTCCGATGGAAATTTGAGGCACACTTACAAAAATGAAAAACCTTCCATCAATGGATTTTTAGAAGATTATGCATTTGTAATTGATGGCTTTATTGCTCTTTACGAAGCCACTTTTGACGAAACTTGGCTTTTACACAGTAAAAATTTAACCAATTATTGTTTGGATCATTTTTATGATGAAAAAAAGCAATTATTCCGATTTACTTCTGATTTGGATGAAGCTCTGATTTCTAATCATTTTGAACTGGAAGACAATGTGATTCCGGCTTCCAATTCGATTATGGCGAGCAATTTGTTTAAACTTAGTGTATATTTTGAAAATTCGCATTACGAAGAAATTTCTCGTCAAATGATTGCACAAGTTGTTCCATCGATTGATTATCCTTCTGCTTTTTCTAATTGGTTAATGGCAGCGTTACATTTTTCGGAGTATCAAAAAGAATTAGCTATTTGCGGAAAAGAGAGTTTGATTCATTTGAAAGACATCAATCAAAATTATTTCCCTTCGGTAGTGCTTTCAGGAAGTGAAAAAAAATCAGATTTACCCTTTTTACAAAACCGATTTGTAGAAAATGAAACGCTATTTTATCTCTGTCAAAATAAAATGTGTTTAGCTCCAAAAAATAATATTTCTGCTATTTACAAAGATTTAAATCACTAATTATAAAAAAGTTAATGAAATTTAGTAGTTTTGACACTCACTAAAAAATAAACACCATGGGACTAGGAAGTTTTTTTAAAAATTTGTTTGGTTCGGCCAAACAAACAGCATCGGAAACAGTAGACAAAGCAGAAGAAGTTTTGGATCAAGCAAAAGTTAAAGCATCAGAATATGCTGAAAAAGCTGAAGATTATGTTGAGAAAGTTGTTGAAAACGTAAAGGAATCTTATCCTGAAGTAAAAGAAAAAGTAGAAGATTTTGCAGAAAAAGCAAAAGAAACAGTTTCAGAATATGCCGAAAAAGCTGGTGATGCTATCGAAAATGTGGTGGATGATGTAAAAGAAAAAGTAAGTTCGTTCACTTCCTCAGCAAAAGAAGAAACACAAGAAACTGCTTCAA
Coding sequences within it:
- a CDS encoding choice-of-anchor L domain-containing protein; translated protein: MKKQLLLFILFIFPFCVHAQLFVNNTTLTPAELVQNTLLGNGLTVFNVTFNGSAANANVPRDQVGYFTTGVTSTNLGLVSGVILAPGQANYAIGPNNSDGFDPPAATANPVVGDPDLAMLTNQGIRNVAVLEFDFIPSGVELDFNFVFASEEYPEFVGTIWNDVFGFFLSGPGITGPYSGGIAANIALIPSTTIPISINNVNGGFANGCPTTLPGGANSTYYVNNCGGTSIQYDGFTTVLTASADVQCGEVYHIKLAIGNASDDAYESAVFLEANSFNVNPIDLGFDLVGGSALCEEDTKVLDTGLDPSDPHEWYLGTDLIVGETGPTLTVTEPGVYTVIAYPYGPACPVTDTITVEFFPPIPVAEPIDLVICEPDNVFDLTINTPIVLNSLDPFLFELNYALSIEDLELFNYIPNPSTYVSSGSGEIIFVGVVDVFGGGGCSSIQSFELIQSPCTLDPQVNDLVLCDEVTLDDDFEFFDLTQNDALALNGLDETLYEVTYHNTQLDADTGDFPISPANSYNGTNETIYVRVVEISFPSNYGTNSFTLTVNPLPFIADVVQTICSEGIFSVTPVSSGSDIVPAGTTYTWTAAVAAGITGALDEATPQTSISQILTNTTNAPIDVVYSVTASIGTAPNICTDTFEITVTVNPNPTVTVNSPSVCDGTSATVTATPGVAGSYDYVWSVPSGPNPGNVASFTTAIAGVYSVIITDTVTGCFSASASGTVTIDPNPTVTVNSPSVCDGAATTVIATPGTAGTYDYVWTIPSGSNPGNVASFTTTIPGVYSVIITDTVTGCFSASASGTVTSNPNPTVTVNSPTECEGTPATVTATPSGASTYDYVWTVPSGTNPGNVASFTTTIAGVYSVIITDTVTGCFSASASGTVTINLNPTVTVNSPSVCDGTSATVTATPGVAGSYDYVWSVPSGPNPGNVASFTTAIAGVYSVIITDTVTGCFSASASGTVTINPNPTVTVNSPSVCDGAATTVIATPGTAGTYDYVWTIPSGTNPGNVASFTTTIPGVYSVIITDTVTGCFSASASGTVTSNPNPTVIVNSPTECEGTPATVTATPGVAGSYDYTWSVPSGPNPGNVASFTTTIAGVYSVIITDTVTGCFSASASGTVTINLNPTVSVNSPSVCDGTSATVTATPGVAGSYDYVWTVSSGPNPGNVASFTTTIAGVYSVIITDTVTGCFSASASGTVTINPNPTVTVNSPSVCDGTVATVIATPGTAGSYNYAWTIPSGTNPGNVASFTTTIAGVYSVIITDTVTGCFSASASGTVTINSNPTVTVNSPTVCAGDLATLTATPSTLGTYDYVWTVPTDATNPGNVASFNTAVEGVYSVVITDTTTGCFSTSGSGTVTLLPLPTASVSGDIIICPTGEATITFTATPGSTIEYTINTGGVQTQVIDASGIYTITDTYTITTTYTLIGVFTNTIRVCSVPLNQTATVTVAPAPLIFTHPDLVLCDDNNDGRGLFNLAQTENIITGGATGLTVTYHETLTDAQLGGAPILSPANYLSLNPWLQTIYVRVINTGATDCPSITTFNLIVNPFPVINTTPDDYALCDDDTDGVQVFDLSSRLTNILGGLDPSLHTVTFHPSQAEAIVGTPQLPPSYSSSTQTIWVRVTINATGCYDVAPLELVVNPLPIANLPTPLTLCDDNNPGDEEEEFDLTQAIAEIVGTQQGLVVTFHFTLLQAQQGTNALPTLYTNTSNVQTIHVRVLNPVTGCYSTTTLDLRVEPLPILLIPINPITLCDDNNDGLATFDLGALIPDLLNGATDITVTFHETEQEALDGNNDLPLSYLTILPWQQFIYVRAEHNTTGCVRVMMLELVVNPSPEVPTNLPDIVQCDTDGNQQNGFSTFDLSVQTPIILAAQSGAASDYQVAYFTSQADAIGGTSAIANITTYQNTSNPQTIWVRVTDIATGCFHTGSFNLIVNLPLALTIPDPISLCDEALPNNQFTVFDLTIRNNAITNNLGGYTVTYYPSYQNALDNVNAIQDPTAYTNAVAAVQTLGVKVTSAAGCSSFTTLTIRVIPRPEPLFDPAPIEECDDNNPGDGLENFDLTQRAIYILNGASLTEFSLTYFESYADAETETNPIPVPTSYDSTNPNTQTIYVRVTRIPTNPMEPRCYEIVELQLIVNPLPDIVSPVNLYQCVAIDQPILPFTLSLANEDVLGANQTEADFSVTYYASQAHADAGSPQLPNTYPSTSVQGTPETIYVRVENKITACFIVGTVDLVIEEGTFANPIPVDDPAVTKCDDQDADNDGLAAFNLDADVTPLLLGATITPPNNYAGTVVYYFESLTAAQQAAEENDYSGALSGTDLTAFVNTTPFSQEIYAVLVNPNTQSGCPNIVPVTLTVHKIPEPTVQDDFICTDPITGDVIREAILESGLDPLTHNFVWTDSLGNELGTDANLTVNTPGAYTLTVTNNETEPKCSNTITVNVVQSEQATLSYVQSNYFTDNATITIIANGITIPDQGNANYVYSLDNGPFQTSNVFTNVSAGSHLVTVRDLNGCEDATIEVFVVDYPKFFTPNGDGYNDTWNIFSLRDTNPNAKIYIFDRYGKLIKQIIPAGQGWDGTFNGQNLPSNDYWFTVEYLENDQTKTFKAHFSLKR
- a CDS encoding NifU family protein → MTKLSIKETQNSAIIKFEFPDFITKNKSYEFKNIDEAGESPLAQQLFYLPFVKTVFISGNFIAIERYSIVQWDDVKDAVAEQIQEYVDKGGKIVIESETSTKKQPITIYAETTPNPAVIKFVANKLLTTKTAEFKNIDETIASPLAKELFKFPYVKEIFIDENYISITKFASIEWIEISNEIRSFIKEYVENGNEIINVSLLSTAASSEKQAISNFESLDVTSQQIINILEEYVKPAVQADGGNILFDSYDESEKRVKVVLQGACSGCPSSTFTLKNGIENMLKDMLNDEAIKVEAING
- a CDS encoding inorganic phosphate transporter, producing the protein MEQIYVVMLVVLGVLALIDLVVGVSNDAVNFLNSAIGSKAVSFKTIMIVASIGVACGALFSSGMMEIARSGIFVPSMFSFNDVMIIFLAVMITDILLLDVFNSMGLPTSTTVSIIFELLGAAVCLALYHIYISEDSTRSLGDYINTKKATEIVSSILLSVALSFGLGSLVQYVSRLIFTFQYEKRIKYIGSLFGGLAITAITFFILIKGLKGVSFIGKETHVWIQDNQMMIIGINFLFFTLLSQLLISVFKINILRIIIVIGTFALALAFAGNDLVNFIGVPIAAYNSYEIFSASGLSGDKLMMGDLANENIVAPFYFLAFAGLVMVVTLWTSKKARSVIETGVNLSRQGDGVEKFSPNMLSRFIVRSGVYLGQGINYFLPQSVQIKIDKQFEKPEVKGKKRKDEPAFDMVRASVNLMIASILISIGTSLKLPLSTTYVTFMVAMGTSFADRAWDRESAVYRVAGVFNVIGGWFVTAMVAFIGAFVMAFILKTGEVYAFIGLLVLLAIILYRSSRRHSKKQKEADDLVKLKREDIVTINEIISESSHQISRVIGATNNVYSDVIDNLGLQDLAKLKENKKSLKKLEKEVDELKSNVYYFIKNLDETSVEASKFYIMILGYLQDMIQSLAFITQNSYSHINNNHKQLKFNQIRDLKSIDNDLQKLFDSLETIFKDQSFDKLDGVLKEKTQILNNVSELIQKQITRIRTVETSPKNSKLYFGLLLETNDLIKATMNLLELFQEFNIHVKSKK
- a CDS encoding dodecin family protein; translated protein: MAVLKVIEVLSSSEVSWEDATRKAVAQAAKSLKNIRSVYVQDQSAAVKDGQVSEFRVNLKITFELE